A portion of the Sphingobacterium spiritivorum genome contains these proteins:
- a CDS encoding FecR family protein has protein sequence MEKELGAQLVKKYLSGTATHKERCVVEEWYAFSRMGESAIDSPEDFIRIKSEMWNAINQQPQRPVKMLPKRRWIAYAAAILIIIGSIGIYKIYEKQQVYTVDEYAGPEIKAGESGATLTMSDGSVIDLSNAKVGQLLSKQGITISKNAEGVVVYSPNTVIKNEDEAINNIITTRNGETYQIVLPDGSKVWLNAGSSLTFGSDLGNGKKRIVKLVGEGYFEISKNHSPFIVATASQQVRVLGTHFNVNAYSESKGLVRTTLVEGRVNVVTAKGEQTIRPGEQAVNRLGNIDVHEQDTEDILAWKNGYFKIDGELSEVMLSLGHWYNMEVQFTENTTKELKLWGFISRSNDLITTLRQIERTNKVKFKIKERTIIVTN, from the coding sequence ATGGAAAAGGAACTTGGAGCACAACTTGTGAAAAAATATCTTTCGGGCACAGCAACACATAAAGAAAGATGTGTTGTCGAAGAATGGTATGCTTTCAGCCGTATGGGAGAATCTGCAATTGATTCCCCGGAAGATTTTATACGGATAAAGTCGGAGATGTGGAATGCAATTAACCAACAACCACAGCGTCCTGTAAAAATGTTGCCAAAGCGACGGTGGATTGCTTATGCAGCCGCTATCTTAATCATTATTGGGAGTATTGGAATTTATAAAATATATGAAAAACAACAGGTGTACACGGTAGACGAATACGCTGGTCCGGAAATTAAGGCAGGGGAGTCCGGAGCAACTCTGACGATGTCGGACGGTTCGGTGATAGATCTATCTAACGCTAAAGTGGGGCAACTCTTGAGTAAACAAGGGATAACAATTTCTAAGAATGCGGAGGGAGTGGTTGTTTACAGCCCGAATACTGTAATAAAAAATGAAGACGAAGCCATCAACAATATCATTACAACAAGAAATGGTGAAACCTACCAGATTGTTTTGCCGGATGGTTCCAAAGTCTGGCTTAATGCAGGATCCAGTCTGACCTTTGGTTCTGATCTTGGGAATGGTAAAAAACGTATTGTTAAGCTAGTAGGTGAGGGCTATTTTGAGATTAGTAAGAACCATAGTCCGTTTATTGTTGCGACAGCATCACAACAGGTGCGCGTTCTCGGAACCCATTTTAATGTCAATGCATATTCAGAATCTAAAGGACTTGTCCGGACTACACTTGTGGAGGGTCGGGTCAATGTGGTAACAGCCAAAGGTGAGCAGACGATCAGACCCGGTGAACAGGCCGTTAACCGGCTCGGTAATATTGACGTTCACGAGCAAGATACCGAAGATATACTTGCCTGGAAAAATGGATATTTTAAAATCGATGGGGAACTTTCCGAAGTCATGTTATCCCTGGGACATTGGTACAATATGGAAGTACAATTTACGGAAAATACGACCAAAGAACTGAAGTTATGGGGATTCATCTCCAGGTCAAATGACCTGATCACAACGTTACGACAAATTGAGAGAACAAATAAGGTGAAATTTAAAATTAAAGAAAGGACAATTATAGTGACCAATTAA
- a CDS encoding SusC/RagA family TonB-linked outer membrane protein gives MTCLLMHTYGATYAQHVTISERNATLERVVKQMRQQTGYDFLLDKDILQQHRSINVELKNVGLTQALQSIVKGRNLSFSIEGKSVVITSTHDASSKQVSLNAEKTAKRKPPEEASDLFSGSNNPIDITGKVVDENGRPLPDASISVIGGTHSTRTNTNGEFTLKDVDEKATLLISYVGFEPRRVSASSNIGQIKMQKVVGVLEEVQVINTGYQTISKERSAGSYAKPNMTILENRTGSMNILQRLDGLVAGLTVNNSPGASQNPFLIRGLSTIGVRNKNGGPNDPAYIGTNRNPLYVVDGIPIDDVSSINPQDVADVTVLKDATAASIWGARASNGVIVITTKKGTPDGKLKITYDAFINFQGKPDLAYFKTLNSPEFIQAAIETFDPEIYPWETVFPYTSGGSGIAPHQRIQYDLSRGLISPAMAKASLDSLSALDNRSQIKDLAYRNASLMNHTLSMSKGGDIYSFYGSGAYTGLVSNYPGAKDNTYKLNLRQDVQIGKFMQVNLISDLTYGVNSSKRNVMADYNFYPYQLLQDHNGVNLSIPYMGSLSEEVRADFEQRSRINLNYSPLEEVNYGYNRGSNFLSRNVLNTSIKLWDGLKFEGTYGFTKGTSKTEEYDDAKSYQVRNELVQFTVAPTAQSTPIYYLPTSGGKYTISNQHRQSWTVRNLLSYTKNWNEDEHQLTALAGQEVQEALINTNGSTVRGYNELLQTYGAIDYATLGITGVGNPVMPNFGNRSLLSNDNFLQSERLTRFISYYANLAYTYKHRYALNGSFRVDRSNLFGLDKSAQNRPVWSIGGKWILSSESFMADTKWLDNLALRATYGLTGNSPDPGIAASQDILRAVQNGFLPNRTGVVIATPSNSKLTWESTRNINLGVDFATFNNRISGTLDLYKKSTTDMLGVLPTNAFSGYSSIVGNLGDMVNKGIELNLNTLNISKGKFRWSTVVNLAYNKNMVTKLNDESAVFSSMNRIWQNYVEGFPAFALFAYNFAGLNELGDPRIRLADGTVTTERDAAAADDVSFKGTFQPVWSGGLSNIISYNGLSLSANAIFNLGHVMRKDVNTVYTYRLYHSDALRAGLTSGNLHSDFANRWKQPGDELLTSIPSYVSNSSLSFTRRDVGYYTYGDLNVVSASYIKLRDITLAYSLPSSLLERLHTQQITLRMQLSNLMLWKANKDDIDPEFIDAASGIRSMRFNQGTVSFGVNVKF, from the coding sequence ATGACATGTTTATTAATGCATACCTATGGGGCTACGTATGCGCAGCATGTTACGATATCGGAGCGAAATGCTACTTTGGAAAGGGTAGTAAAACAGATGCGACAGCAGACGGGATATGACTTTTTGTTAGATAAAGATATTTTACAACAACATCGATCGATCAACGTGGAGCTGAAAAATGTAGGCCTTACTCAGGCCTTACAATCCATTGTTAAAGGTCGAAATCTCAGCTTTTCAATTGAGGGTAAATCGGTCGTGATTACGAGCACACATGACGCAAGCTCCAAACAGGTTTCTCTAAACGCTGAAAAAACGGCTAAAAGAAAACCTCCGGAAGAAGCGAGCGATCTTTTTTCCGGCTCAAATAATCCGATTGACATCACCGGAAAAGTTGTGGATGAAAATGGCAGGCCACTGCCGGATGCCTCTATTTCTGTGATAGGGGGCACGCATTCCACAAGAACCAATACAAATGGTGAATTTACACTCAAAGACGTTGACGAAAAAGCAACTTTACTAATATCCTATGTGGGGTTCGAACCAAGGAGGGTATCGGCATCTTCCAATATCGGACAGATCAAGATGCAGAAAGTTGTAGGGGTACTGGAGGAAGTTCAGGTCATCAATACGGGCTATCAGACGATTTCCAAAGAACGTAGTGCCGGATCCTACGCCAAGCCTAATATGACTATTCTCGAAAACCGGACCGGAAGCATGAACATCTTGCAGCGTCTGGATGGTTTAGTAGCTGGTCTGACCGTCAATAATTCGCCCGGTGCAAGCCAAAACCCATTTTTAATCCGAGGACTTTCGACCATTGGTGTGCGTAATAAAAATGGGGGACCCAATGATCCAGCTTATATTGGTACCAATAGAAATCCGCTATATGTTGTAGATGGTATACCTATTGATGATGTTTCGAGTATTAATCCACAGGATGTAGCGGACGTGACCGTTTTGAAAGATGCAACTGCAGCATCCATCTGGGGGGCAAGAGCCTCTAATGGGGTGATTGTCATTACCACAAAAAAAGGCACTCCTGATGGCAAACTGAAGATTACCTATGACGCATTTATCAATTTTCAGGGCAAACCCGATCTGGCTTATTTTAAGACACTGAACAGCCCTGAATTTATCCAGGCCGCTATCGAGACATTTGATCCGGAAATCTATCCCTGGGAAACTGTATTTCCTTATACATCAGGAGGCAGTGGAATAGCACCTCATCAAAGGATTCAGTATGATTTGTCAAGAGGTTTGATCAGCCCGGCAATGGCCAAAGCAAGTTTGGACAGTCTATCCGCATTGGACAACAGGTCGCAGATTAAAGATCTTGCTTATCGAAATGCTTCATTGATGAATCATACGTTATCGATGTCAAAAGGGGGAGATATCTATTCTTTTTACGGGTCAGGAGCTTATACCGGTTTGGTCAGTAATTACCCTGGTGCGAAGGATAACACTTATAAACTAAATCTACGGCAGGATGTACAGATAGGAAAATTTATGCAGGTCAATCTGATCAGTGATCTGACCTATGGCGTTAACAGCAGCAAACGAAATGTGATGGCTGATTACAATTTCTATCCGTATCAATTGCTGCAAGATCATAACGGTGTAAACCTGTCCATACCCTATATGGGTTCGTTAAGTGAAGAAGTCAGAGCTGATTTTGAACAACGAAGCCGTATTAATTTGAATTACAGTCCTTTAGAAGAAGTCAATTATGGTTATAACCGTGGGAGCAATTTCCTGAGCCGTAATGTGCTAAATACAAGTATTAAGTTATGGGATGGGTTAAAATTTGAGGGAACGTATGGGTTCACAAAAGGTACGAGTAAAACCGAGGAGTATGATGATGCCAAAAGTTACCAGGTGAGGAATGAACTCGTGCAATTTACTGTCGCACCTACAGCCCAATCCACCCCAATTTACTACCTACCCACTAGTGGAGGGAAGTACACGATTAGTAATCAGCATAGACAGAGCTGGACGGTCAGGAACTTATTGAGTTATACTAAAAATTGGAATGAGGATGAACATCAATTAACAGCTTTGGCCGGGCAGGAGGTGCAGGAAGCACTGATAAATACAAATGGCAGTACAGTGCGGGGCTATAATGAATTACTACAGACTTATGGTGCCATCGACTATGCTACGCTTGGTATCACAGGAGTAGGAAATCCGGTCATGCCAAATTTTGGTAACCGCAGTCTTTTGAGCAATGATAATTTTCTTCAGAGCGAGCGCTTGACCCGGTTTATTTCCTATTATGCTAATCTCGCCTATACCTATAAACATAGATATGCTTTAAACGGAAGCTTTCGTGTGGACCGAAGTAATTTATTTGGATTGGATAAGTCGGCACAAAACAGACCTGTCTGGAGCATTGGCGGCAAATGGATCTTAAGTAGCGAGTCTTTTATGGCCGATACAAAATGGCTGGATAATCTTGCCTTGCGGGCGACTTATGGTTTGACCGGTAACTCTCCCGATCCTGGGATTGCGGCCTCGCAGGATATTTTACGCGCCGTCCAAAATGGTTTCCTGCCCAATAGAACCGGGGTCGTTATTGCTACACCATCCAATTCAAAGCTTACTTGGGAGAGTACCCGAAATATAAATTTAGGGGTTGATTTTGCAACATTCAACAATCGTATCAGCGGTACGCTGGATCTTTACAAAAAATCCACTACCGATATGCTTGGTGTATTGCCTACCAATGCCTTCAGCGGCTATTCCAGTATTGTAGGTAATCTGGGAGATATGGTGAATAAAGGAATCGAACTTAATCTGAATACCTTAAACATTTCAAAAGGGAAATTTCGATGGAGCACTGTAGTGAATCTTGCTTACAATAAGAATATGGTAACTAAATTGAATGATGAATCGGCTGTTTTCTCCAGTATGAACCGTATCTGGCAAAACTATGTGGAAGGATTTCCCGCCTTCGCGTTATTTGCTTACAACTTTGCCGGTCTGAACGAACTTGGCGATCCCAGAATTCGTCTTGCGGATGGGACGGTCACAACCGAACGTGATGCTGCCGCCGCGGACGATGTTTCTTTCAAAGGAACCTTTCAGCCTGTGTGGAGTGGTGGTTTGTCGAATATCATTTCCTATAATGGGTTGAGCCTGAGTGCGAATGCAATCTTCAATCTGGGGCATGTGATGCGCAAAGATGTCAATACGGTCTACACATATCGGCTTTATCATTCGGATGCTCTTCGGGCAGGACTTACAAGTGGAAATCTGCACAGTGATTTTGCCAACAGGTGGAAACAGCCGGGTGATGAGCTGCTTACCTCGATCCCTTCTTATGTCTCTAATTCCTCATTGAGTTTTACGAGACGGGATGTAGGGTATTATACTTATGGCGATTTAAATGTGGTAAGTGCTTCTTATATCAAACTTCGGGACATTACTTTAGCCTATAGTCTGCCTTCTTCTCTACTGGAAAGGCTACACACGCAGCAGATTACCCTGCGTATGCAGTTATCCAACCTCATGCTGTGGAAAGCCAATAAAGATGATATAGATCCAGAATTTATAGATGCAGCCTCAGGAATACGCAGCATGCGATTCAATCAGGGAACCGTCTCATTCGGCGTGAATGTAAAATTTTAA
- a CDS encoding RagB/SusD family nutrient uptake outer membrane protein → MKNKHKTGIALMAFVALVCSCKKDFLEVTPKGRLIAQKVADYDLLLNNLDLSNISTSSQVIMSDEIAAVQPYFDGSDQRTQRLFRWEDVIYQRDQDAIEMDMPMRNIYTYNKIINELPAATDGTEQQKQSIAAEAMAGRAWTYFLLVNYFAKPYSSSTAATDPGYPIITKADVTETKFTRATVHEVYDFIVDDLVKAIPHLPARTTHSLRMSQAAAEGLLGKVYLFMGKPDLALPHLNASLLAVNNSAIPIALYDYNKTLAPGGEFLPMGIYGPNYPNTANNREILYNKQSSNFWTFIYNELVIDKPTVALFDSADLRLKFYSASANYGPAYPTGLLRKMGPTTFQYGVVLPDLYLLRAECKARMGDLAGARLDVEALRKNRMPEANALVPASIAGQQLALLKFILSERVREFALSGYRWFDMRRLSVDPLFSDIHYTHRLYSETGAVMATYDLKPERMVLRFPQKVMDQNPGMQNNP, encoded by the coding sequence ATGAAAAATAAACATAAAACAGGAATAGCCCTGATGGCTTTTGTTGCTCTTGTATGTTCCTGTAAAAAGGACTTTCTGGAAGTCACCCCTAAGGGGCGCCTTATTGCACAAAAGGTGGCCGATTATGACTTGCTGCTCAACAACCTGGATCTTTCCAATATAAGTACCAGCTCTCAAGTGATTATGAGTGATGAAATAGCTGCGGTACAACCTTATTTTGATGGTTCTGATCAAAGGACACAGCGGCTTTTCCGCTGGGAGGATGTGATTTACCAACGCGATCAGGATGCGATAGAAATGGATATGCCGATGAGAAATATTTATACCTATAACAAGATTATAAATGAATTGCCTGCGGCCACGGATGGGACCGAACAGCAGAAACAATCGATAGCCGCTGAAGCAATGGCTGGAAGAGCATGGACATATTTTTTGCTGGTCAACTATTTTGCTAAACCCTATAGTAGCAGTACGGCAGCAACAGATCCGGGCTATCCGATTATAACTAAGGCAGATGTCACCGAAACGAAATTTACCAGAGCTACCGTCCACGAAGTCTATGATTTTATTGTCGATGATCTGGTCAAGGCAATTCCCCATTTACCGGCTCGAACGACGCATTCCCTGCGGATGTCCCAGGCTGCGGCTGAGGGTCTGTTGGGCAAGGTATATCTCTTTATGGGAAAACCGGACCTGGCCTTACCGCATTTAAATGCTTCGCTGCTTGCTGTGAATAATTCTGCTATTCCCATCGCCCTGTATGATTACAATAAAACTCTGGCTCCTGGCGGTGAGTTTTTACCAATGGGTATTTATGGGCCTAATTATCCAAATACAGCAAACAATCGGGAGATCTTATATAATAAGCAGTCTAGTAATTTCTGGACTTTTATCTATAATGAACTGGTCATCGACAAGCCGACAGTTGCATTGTTTGATTCCGCTGATCTCCGGTTAAAATTCTACTCCGCGTCCGCAAATTATGGACCAGCTTATCCGACAGGTCTACTTCGGAAAATGGGGCCAACTACTTTTCAGTATGGAGTTGTGCTGCCTGATCTGTATTTGCTCCGGGCAGAATGTAAGGCGAGGATGGGCGATTTGGCTGGTGCAAGGCTCGATGTGGAAGCGTTGCGCAAGAACAGGATGCCTGAAGCAAATGCCCTTGTCCCGGCATCCATTGCAGGGCAACAATTGGCATTGCTCAAATTTATTCTGTCAGAGCGTGTCCGCGAATTCGCACTCAGCGGCTATCGTTGGTTTGATATGCGCCGTTTATCTGTTGACCCTTTATTCAGTGATATCCATTATACGCATAGGCTCTATAGCGAAACGGGAGCAGTCATGGCTACCTATGATTTAAAACCCGAACGCATGGTACTTCGGTTTCCACAAAAGGTAATGGATCAGAATCCCGGTATGCAGAATAATCCATAG
- a CDS encoding TlpA disulfide reductase family protein, whose amino-acid sequence MKKNLTATLVSLAALCANGQESFSIKGKLTGNHEGKKVILEYPNPSGVKDKIRDSTLVKNGVFSFQGKLARDLTRANLTMSVVGKEIDPGDWRRFYEIDQQDFMLENKAFVVKGENMKTARITGTTAQADLQLYKEQTKEPDEQMKSFSEKMQQFHRTNDTVAIAKLRAEAPDFNEARKKIQKDFILTHPDSYVSLYLLLFNGGISNPEFESLFNTLTDRIKNTDMGRELDIQLKASKKVTVGKPALDFEMNDTQGRPVRLSSFKGKYVLLDFWASWCGPCRDLHPDMVKAYEKFKEYNFEIIAVSLDSKREPWLEAIAQDGLPWIQLSDLKGMRNAAALQYGVTGIPQNFLIDPEGNIIAIELKHQALEEKLTEVLVSKSNP is encoded by the coding sequence ATGAAAAAAAATTTAACAGCTACATTAGTTAGCCTGGCAGCGCTATGCGCCAATGGACAGGAAAGTTTTTCCATTAAAGGAAAGCTTACCGGAAACCACGAAGGGAAAAAAGTAATCCTCGAATACCCGAATCCTTCAGGGGTTAAGGATAAAATCAGAGATTCCACACTCGTTAAGAATGGTGTTTTTTCCTTTCAGGGAAAATTAGCCAGAGACCTGACGAGGGCCAATTTGACTATGAGTGTTGTGGGAAAAGAAATCGATCCTGGCGATTGGAGAAGGTTTTATGAGATTGATCAACAGGATTTTATGTTGGAAAATAAAGCATTTGTGGTCAAAGGCGAAAATATGAAGACCGCAAGGATAACCGGGACTACGGCACAAGCTGATCTTCAATTGTATAAAGAACAAACAAAAGAACCAGACGAACAGATGAAATCTTTCTCAGAAAAAATGCAGCAGTTTCATAGAACCAATGATACAGTAGCAATAGCGAAATTGCGTGCTGAGGCACCTGATTTTAATGAGGCCAGAAAAAAGATACAAAAAGATTTTATCCTGACACATCCGGATTCTTATGTCAGTCTTTATTTACTTCTGTTTAATGGGGGTATCTCTAATCCTGAGTTTGAGTCACTGTTCAATACTCTGACTGATCGTATAAAAAATACCGATATGGGTCGCGAACTCGATATCCAGCTAAAAGCGTCGAAGAAAGTTACAGTTGGCAAACCAGCTTTGGATTTTGAGATGAATGATACACAGGGGCGTCCTGTCAGGCTATCTTCATTCAAAGGCAAATATGTGCTGCTAGATTTTTGGGCAAGCTGGTGCGGCCCTTGCCGTGATCTGCATCCCGATATGGTTAAAGCTTACGAGAAGTTTAAAGAGTACAACTTCGAAATTATTGCTGTTTCGCTGGATAGTAAACGTGAGCCTTGGTTAGAGGCTATTGCGCAAGATGGATTGCCCTGGATACAATTGAGCGATCTGAAAGGAATGCGTAATGCAGCGGCCTTGCAATATGGTGTAACAGGCATCCCACAGAATTTTTTGATTGACCCGGAGGGAAATATCATTGCCATTGAGCTGAAGCATCAAGCGCTGGAGGAAAAGTTAACGGAAGTATTGGTATCTAAAAGCAACCCATAA
- a CDS encoding TlpA disulfide reductase family protein, with translation MRKLIVTILISLTACYANAQESFSIQGKLAGDYEGYKVFLRYSNPNGLKEFIVDSTYVKDGNFILKGTLASDMVSADLHMTAVGKELDPLDWKNYHKLDQQEFMLQNADFQVTGPNIKQARITGGPVQTDYLVLSDIVKPLKNKALAISKQMMENAAAGNREANKDLGPKYSNAAKAVEDAELKFLDANPNSFASLIVVNDQMGVENPKFEERFNKLSPRVRSLSLAKTLQTQLNAQKTVAIGNHAIDFVMDDDSGKPVSLSSFKGKFVLLDFWASWCGPCRAEMPFLNEIYQKYKDKNFEVVAVSIDSKKEHWLKAIKEDKMSWVQLSDLKGYKNDAALKYGVSAIPRNFLINPEGIVIAQDLRGEDIEKELSKIIK, from the coding sequence ATGAGAAAGTTAATCGTAACCATATTAATAAGTCTTACGGCATGTTATGCCAATGCACAAGAAAGTTTTTCAATTCAGGGAAAGTTAGCTGGTGATTATGAAGGCTATAAAGTCTTTTTACGCTATAGTAATCCGAATGGCCTTAAAGAGTTTATCGTAGATTCAACGTATGTCAAGGATGGTAATTTTATATTGAAAGGTACATTGGCCAGTGATATGGTCAGTGCTGATTTGCATATGACCGCTGTTGGAAAAGAACTGGATCCCCTGGACTGGAAAAACTATCATAAACTGGATCAGCAGGAATTTATGCTTCAAAATGCAGATTTCCAGGTTACCGGGCCCAATATAAAACAAGCCCGCATCACAGGTGGTCCTGTCCAGACCGACTATCTGGTTCTATCGGATATTGTGAAGCCGCTTAAAAATAAAGCACTTGCCATTTCAAAACAGATGATGGAAAATGCTGCAGCTGGTAACAGGGAGGCAAACAAAGACCTTGGTCCAAAATATAGTAATGCAGCCAAAGCCGTAGAAGATGCTGAACTGAAGTTCCTTGATGCGAACCCCAATTCTTTTGCCAGTCTTATTGTTGTCAATGATCAAATGGGTGTGGAGAATCCAAAATTTGAAGAACGTTTCAATAAATTGAGTCCGCGTGTCCGTAGCTTGTCATTAGCAAAAACACTTCAAACACAGTTAAATGCACAAAAAACTGTTGCGATTGGAAATCATGCTATTGATTTTGTAATGGACGATGACAGTGGAAAACCAGTTTCGCTGTCGTCTTTTAAAGGCAAGTTTGTGCTGCTTGATTTTTGGGCTAGCTGGTGCGGTCCCTGTCGTGCTGAAATGCCGTTCCTAAATGAAATCTATCAAAAGTATAAAGACAAAAATTTTGAAGTTGTGGCAGTTTCAATTGACAGCAAAAAAGAGCATTGGCTAAAAGCAATCAAAGAGGACAAAATGTCCTGGGTGCAGTTAAGCGATCTAAAAGGATATAAAAATGATGCCGCCCTAAAATATGGCGTCAGCGCGATACCACGTAATTTCCTGATCAATCCGGAAGGTATTGTTATCGCACAGGATCTACGCGGAGAGGATATTGAAAAGGAATTGAGCAAAATAATAAAATAA